The segment CACAAACTCACCCGTAGAAAATATATTCTCTTCCTCTAAATACTACTCTCTTGGCATCCTCTAAGGTATATATTACCTTAGTTGTTTTGTTTAATATGATGCGATTATATGCCATCTTATCTGCGAAACTTTCCttacatattttgtttaatatatatatatatatatattccgtTAATGTATGACCAAGGGTTTCAACTCTCAAATTATTTTCCTTCCTTCGGTTTAATTATGTGTTCCAACCataaaaaaggttaaaaatgaATGTTAATTGGGAAAATTTCCATATGATGATGACTTGACATATAATAGCTCTTCTAGATTAGTAAATAAGTTTGTCTTTGTAAATTGTAAAAATTCGGCGACCGATGTGCACTTCCAAAACATCATCCAGAACTTAAAATGACTTCATCATACTTTGTTTGTTCGTTTGTGTTCGTTTTCACGATGGTAGACACCGCCGCAGGCCCACAACTTTGCTAAAGCGGCCTTGACTCTCAACGACGCTGACTTATGATGAAGCCCAATTGACTTGGACTTTCAAAATCTTCCCCATCATTCGGTTTTGCTAGTGGAACTCCTTATCAACTGAGTATCTATAGTATATACAGTGACATGCAACATGTATGTTCGAATCTTTTGACGAAAAAAATACGCAAGAGATTAGACTATTAAAATACCGCATCAACGCCGATAAAATGACTTTGGATTTACGTGTACTTCATCATCAGTTGTGTAATAAcgtatataaaatacaaatgaaataaaatcaagacataaaacAAGAAATATCTAGTTTCGATCCTCTTAGTCAACCATGTTTGGTACTACAATGAAGTAGACAGATTTCGAAATCTCAGGATAATCCAACTCGACAGACTTAAGACTTCAACGAGTATACCTAAAAACTGAAAATCtatataataagaaaagaaCAGGGCAGGGTTGACTTTTAACGACGGCCGCGGAGTCTGTGAGTGTCAACCGTCGGCCTCACCAAACCTTTCTCATATTATTCAACCTTTGCGGCATTATAATTTCTCTCCTTTAAAATCTTCAAACTTCTCGGCCCAAAACCGGTTTAGAGACGTCAAGAAAACTAACATgcatccaatatatatatatatatattcatggtttcactacaagaaaacacccGGAATTCCGACGGCGGTTCCGACGGACACAAAAGTCGTCGGATGTTTTTGACGATTTTCAGACCGATTTCCGACGAAAACGAAAAATATGAAgtcgtcggtattccgtcaATATATTCTGACGGAATACCGAGGAAAAGAGGTctgtcggtatattccgacgacattACGACGACATTCTGATAAAACATGGTTCGTCGGTATTCCGTCAGAATATACTGACGGAATACAGACGATATTTCGATCAACATATATAACCGTTGGGGTCGTCGGTGTATTCTGACGGAATACCCAACGACATAAGATTTCATAAAAGTTTTGATATGTCCTCGGtattccgtcagaaaatactgacGACATTCTGACGGACTGGACATGTCCGTCGAAATGTCgtcagtattttctgacggattaccgaggacatatggtttcattgaattttcgatatgtcctcggtaatccgtcagaGTCCAGTccgtcggaatgtcgtcggtattttctgacggattaccaAGGACAtgtgtttctacaaaatttcaaacatgaaaatctacaaatttatatgtcaaaagtatgaaaataacACATGATAAGTCTTTAGTATAGTATTAGATCGCAACCGTTCAAATATAACaactcatttaaatatttatgtatgcatatcattgttttcacaacatctcatcttaacattcatatacttatacaatcatatttataatcttacactacaaaaaaatgttgttgtgttaaatcatgttataaaaatatatttattgttaaatctTTATGCAAATACTATATTTCTTATCAAAGATTTGGATTTTGCATTTAGAAACTTGAAACCAACCCCTTAACACtaagtcgtcggaattccgtcagaattttctgacggattaccgaggacatatggtttcattgaattttcgatatgtcctcggtaatccgtcagaaaataccgacgacattccgacggACATGTCCAGTCCGTCAGAatgtcgtcggtattttctgacggattaccgaggacatgtgtttctacaaaattttaaacataaaaatctacaaatttatatgccaaaagtatgaaaataacACATAATAAGTCTTTAGTATAGTATTAGATCGCAACCGCTCAAATATAACaactcatttaaatatttatgtattcatatcattgttttcacaacatctcatcttaacattcatatacttatacaatcatatttataatcttacactacaaaaaaatgttgttgtgttaaatcatgttataaaaatatatttattgttaaatctttatgcaaatactatatttcttatcaaagatttggattttacatttaaaaacttgAAACCAACCCCTAAACACtaagtcgtcggaattccgtcagaatGGGTCGTCAGTATTCCGTCGAAAAATACTGACGGACAATATATCCGTCGGTATTCTAATTTCCCCGGAAAAACCAAACCGCGTGAAAATTTTCGCGAACCGCCTTTTCGTATATATTTAATGATTCTGACGGAATACTGACGAACTTCGTCCGTCagaatcattaaatataaaaaacccTTCTTCTTCGTTATCACCGCCTCCCTCTCAAACCTCTCCGCGATTCCTCTCCTTCTGACGGCGATTCCGGCCAAACTCGAGCTCCCTTCACCGGCGAATCACCTCCTCATCCTCATATCTCTTCTCCAAACCCCTAATCATGTAAGAATCATCCCCTCCTCATCTAATCTCAAGTTTTAAgggttttggtttttagattttaggttGTTTGATTGTAAACCTGAATTTTAGGTTGTTTGATTGtaaattctaggattgaatggatagtttaggatatatatgtttggattgttgtttggtttgttgtttatttttttggatttttttggtgttttggttaaaattcaaaacgtttttcaagttttaaaacgttttttgatttttttaaacgttttttgatttttaaaaacgtgtatatgatttataaaaacgtttttatgattttttcaaacgttttttgaatttttcaaacgttttttgatttttttaatatatttttatttttaaaaacgtgtatatgatttttaaaaacgtttttatgattttttcaaaacgtttttcaagtTTACAGTATATATAgaattctttataatttttatatgtatatatatatatataatttttaatattttataaagttttatacatatatatgtataaatcatgtataataaaaaatttaagaattttttataattttatacatataatatatatatatatatatatatatatataaatttttaatattttataattcttatacatatatatataaatttttaatattttataactttcaGTCTCAGTCTCAATCTCAGCCTCAGTCACGAattcttaataattttataatttttaatattttataaatttaagaattCTTTATATCTCACTCTCAGTCTCAGCCTCTCTCTGATGATGGCGAATTTACAGGAGCGTTAACCAACTTGTCTCGATTGCAAATCAATGAGATGGTTGAAAaggtaaatttcaaaattaataagtttattttataaggtagtttatatactaactttaaatatttttgttggcCGTTCCTAAAAGGAAAGAAGACCGTTTAGTTGGGCTGGCCCGCCGTGCTTCTTCGTATCCGACATCTTCTTCGCAAGCTCTGTATGCCGATCCCATGATGCTCGAGGAGCTGCATGACAAAGATGAACGGATTGTGGCATTGGAGCAGCAGAACGCCACTATCCTTACCGAGAACCAAACCATCCTTGCTGAGCTGGCATCGCAAAAGAAGACCACGCAGAGATCATGGAGAAGCTAAACCATTTGTTTCCTTCGATCAGTTCTtagtttttttctgaattttaaaactttctgaatgttttttttttctatttcggtttgtatgaatttaaactctataatattattaattttcactttcagatttgttttaattaattttttttaaattgcaaaatttaattctaataaaaataatttaaaaatgaaaaatttaattatttatttaattgaaaataccgacgacatttggttcgtcagaaaatactgacgaaccaagttcgtcggtattttccgaggaTTTAGTCCGTCAGTATTTTCTGACGAACCAAGtgtcgtcggtattttccgaggaCTTGGTTCGTCGGTTCGTTCTGATTTCCGATGAAACATGTTGTCGAAAATGCTCTCGGAATGTGGTCGCAAGTTCGTCAGTATATGGTTTCTCGGTATTCGTCAGAAGTTCGTCGGTATGTCTgacgaaattccgacgaaattgaaaataccgacgaaatgATACTGACGGACGGTTTCGTCAGAAATTCGTCAAAATATGCCTATTCCGACGACATTCTGACGAATTTGTCCGTCAGTATCcccatgttttcttgtagtgtttgtTTCCTAAGACATTCTATTGGGTTACTACATTAGtatttattagtattatttGATCAAACGCTTGTTGTGATTCCCCCAGGTTTCTTCTGGTAAGCAGCCTCTAAGCATTCTTTAGCTCGATGAACCTTTGATTGGAGATAAAAGCTTCCGCCTTTTGCATTACGTTCGAACAGCTTGTCGTATCTCTGTAACAGAATATACAAATGATGTTAGATAACAACAAAAAAGGTTTCTTCTTTACTTGAAtgataaacaacaaaaatgCAATGAAGCCAAGAGAGAAACAAACCTTAAGAACCTCGTCCCAAGATGATTTCTCGGTTACACCAAGAATCTGTCTAGCTTCAGGTTCCGTTAACCCTCTGATTCCTCTCTTAATATTATGCATCGCTTCTCGCGCAACACCAGATTTTGATGCATCTGCGAGACACATGCCCGAGCAATGTTATGATTGATGAAGAATTTTGTTACTATTAagtaaccaaaagaaaaaagaaaattttgaatagaGAGCAGAAGAGGATTAGATTGTTGTAATAAGAAAAAGACATATACTTGCAAGTGCCTGACGATATGCCTGGGTACAAGCCCTGATCACAGCTCCAGAGCCGTAGACTATCAAAGTCGCAAGAATTCTCGCAGCCTGTACACAAATAGTTTtagacaaaataataaaaaggttCATATGCTCAAACTTGACAATCAATAAGAGACGCCACAAGCTATTAAAACTGTTTAtaatcagaaaacaaaaaaagtgtGGAAATTTGAAACTAAAGAAATTGCATACCATGGCAGACGATTGAAAACTACAGAGAGAAGTAATTCTTTAGGTTTTACCTGAAATATGAAGTTACAGTCTTTGTCGTAACAACATCCATACAGAGACATATACAAGTTTTAGTGTCTGAAAATAGACCTTACCTGGAGAGCCAAGGACAGTAAGCTGTTGAATTTTCGCAGAGCCAAACTGCGTTCTCGGACGGAGGCTGGCTGGAGGAGGAGTTTCATGTGATGATTGTTGATCAAATATATGAACCCTAACCGACGTCGGAAGGTTAATTGGGCCTGACTTTTTCAATTTAAGCCCACTACCTTCATGTGGTTATTCGGCTACAGCCCACCCCCCAATGTTTCAagcaattctttttcttttgcccCATATCTTTCATTGTTTTTTCACAAGGTCTGAACCACGTGATTAAAGCCAGCCTCTTCGGATCGTTGCTGTTATATTCcgttaattattatttttcccCGCCTTTTCTGGCAAACAATATTTTCTCTTTGAAGGATAAAAAAAACTCGAGATCCAAGAAAGCCGCAAGAGACTCAGCTCAGCATTGATGTATAAAACGCTAACATCATCATCAATCTTTTGCTTAGTATAATTTGATTCAAAGTACAACATGCTTCTTTCTTTCTGAAATTTGATCACTATGCAATGCAATGTACTTGAATCATATCTACAGTCAAGTTTGATAGTCATGCTATcaaacttgatcttctcaaGAAACACCAATTTCCTTAAAGTGCAACTAGGGACATAATAAAAGAGTACTGATAGAGTTTTTAAGCAATATCTGAATGTTTTTTTCTGAGCATATCGAAGATATACTCTGATGTAATGCGTGTAGAATTGTGTTTACTTTACTTACCTCCTCCAGTTTACTGTTCTTACAGAAGGCGACACACCAAGTGGGATCAAAGCATCAGGACAACCTGTTGGAGAGCTTAACTTTGTTTGGCTCCTAGTCATTCGTCGACTATACACCAATGGCTTGTGCTTCGTGCCGGCTTGTCTGATGAGCTCTTTCGGTCCCATTGGACTCTCTGGTTCTTGAAGCTTTCTCCTTTTGCTCAGTAGATTCCAAAGTAGTTTCTCTTCGCTTTCTCGGCTTCCTTCACTGCATATACGCTACATAGACAAAAAGAGTGAAGAAACCTTCCAGTGCTGAGTTAATATTGACCTTTACAAACAAAAACTCATTTCGAAATTACCTTTCCGTTAACTGAGTGTTCCGGTTGCTTCTTCTGACTTGCGGGTAGAAGAAACCTGGCAGAGCTTGCCATTCTCTGAACTTGATCTTCAACCTTTTTCAGCCTTGATAAAGCCTCCATCTTGGTCTCTTCTGCAAGTCTAATCCTTTCTCTAGCGTCTTCCAGCTCTCTCCTTGTATCTGCGTTGGCTCTCTCCATCTCATTCACTACATTTATCAGTTGCACACAAGGGCCAAGCTTTACTTCAGCTGCCAAGTTCCCTACGTACTTGGACATCGGGTTACACATATTCTTTGCTAAAGCCTGCATAAGATCACCGACACCAGTATCTACTGAACCAAGCAACTCCTTGATGTTATTAAATAGGACCCGGAGGAGCTTCACTGTGGCTGGAAACGTGTCACCGTTTTGGCTGTGAACCGAGTTTAGGTAATAAAGAGATTTCTGGATGAATTCTTGGAAAGAGTTTCTGCCATCGTCAAGCATCTGCACAATGTCTTCCCGATGCGAATTCACTTGTGTTTCAATGTGCTTAAGCATATGGACTAGCTGTCTCAATTGCCCCTTATGGTTGCGGACGATCTCTTTTCGGGCAGATTCGAGTTTAGCAGCATAGTTTTCTTCCTACAGAATTCAGTATACAGCAAGTGAACTTCTGGGAAACAAAATCTACTTGCGTTAGACAGAGTTATATATTAACTAAAAGTTCAAACCCACATACTGTACTACTACATTGTTTGTCGAACAGCAACTATAGACTGcaccaaaacataaaaaaccTAACAATTGGTAcacattcaatatatataacagaACTTGGTAAACATAAGTAAACAAAATCCACATAATGAGACATGACAAGAGTCTAGACACACTACAGTTTCAAAATTAGATCGAGTGCTCTACAATAGCAGAATTATACATATTGATTAAGCAGAATCAAGCTTCCCTAAATACATTTACAATTTCACAATCATATTTGATATGGTTCACCTTCAACCTATATCAGAATAAGGCATACATATCAGACTGACAGTTCACAGTTGACTAGAGACCACATTTTACAGCTTTACTAAATAGCTCACATTCAATCTAAATCAAAATGAGACATACGGATGTGACAAGAATCTTGACGTATATTACCTTTGAACGGCGGATTTGATTGTTCAGATCATCAGATCGAACTCCGTTTTCGAAAGTATCATCCATATGATGTCTTTCCTAGTGAATTAAAGTATGATCTTAATATTTAAAGGCAATATATGCATGATATCTTCGAGAAGTTGATCGAGTAACTAACTTACAGTGTTGAAGATGAAGGTAGAGAGTCTCCCTTCGCTCTCCATCTCCGACGTTTTCAACCCAACCAGCTTCGTCAAAGGGATCGCCAATGACTCGAACACTTCCCCTGCCTTTTACAATTTCGATAACCTCACTCAGATTCTACGAAACTTCTCTTTAATCTATCTTAACCAAACCAGAGAAATGCGATAACCTCTCTCAAATTCTCGAAGCCGTTTCAAGCAAATCTACAAAAGGAATCGAATCTAGCGAAACAAAGCGAAAGAGTGATGCGATTGTAACCTCGGCAAGGCCGGATGCGATCTGCGCTTGGAGTCGACGGTACGCAATTTTCACTTTCTCGTTGCGATCGACCAGCGTCGCGAGCTTATCTCGGAGATCGGGCGGCGCCGCCTTCGTGTATTGCGACGGAGAGGCGTGGAACCGCCGTGGGTATAGCACTCTTGGCGGGAGCTCCATCGTTGGCATTCGAATTTCGCCCAGTCGTTTCTCAATTctctattttgttttcttcgCTCCGGTTCGAACTTGAAACGAGTCGTTGTAAATATCTAATGACTGCGGCCGTGTTGCA is part of the Raphanus sativus cultivar WK10039 chromosome 5, ASM80110v3, whole genome shotgun sequence genome and harbors:
- the LOC108856517 gene encoding mitochondrial import inner membrane translocase subunit PAM16 like 1 isoform X1; the protein is MKLLLQPASVRERSLALRKFNSLLSLALQAARILATLIVYGSGAVIRACTQAYRQALANASKSGVAREAMHNIKRGIRGLTEPEARQILGVTEKSSWDEVLKRYDKLFERNAKGGSFYLQSKVHRAKECLEAAYQKKPGGITTSV
- the LOC108856517 gene encoding mitochondrial import inner membrane translocase subunit PAM16 like 1 isoform X2, with amino-acid sequence MAARILATLIVYGSGAVIRACTQAYRQALANASKSGVAREAMHNIKRGIRGLTEPEARQILGVTEKSSWDEVLKRYDKLFERNAKGGSFYLQSKVHRAKECLEAAYQKKPGGITTSV
- the LOC108856516 gene encoding uncharacterized protein LOC108856516 isoform X2 — translated: MPTMELPPRVLYPRRFHASPSQYTKAAPPDLRDKLATLVDRNEKVKIAYRRLQAQIASGLAEAGEVFESLAIPLTKLVGLKTSEMESEGRLSTFIFNTERHHMDDTFENGVRSDDLNNQIRRSKEENYAAKLESARKEIVRNHKGQLRQLVHMLKHIETQVNSHREDIVQMLDDGRNSFQEFIQKSLYYLNSVHSQNGDTFPATVKLLRVLFNNIKELLGSVDTGVGDLMQALAKNMCNPMSKYVGNLAAEVKLGPCVQLINVVNEMERANADTRRELEDARERIRLAEETKMEALSRLKKVEDQVQRMASSARFLLPASQKKQPEHSVNGKRICSEGSRESEEKLLWNLLSKRRKLQEPESPMGPKELIRQAGTKHKPLVYSRRMTRSQTKLSSPTGCPDALIPLGVSPSVRTVNWRRPCEKTMKDMGQKKKNCLKHWGVGCSRITT
- the LOC108856516 gene encoding uncharacterized protein LOC108856516 isoform X1 — translated: MPTMELPPRVLYPRRFHASPSQYTKAAPPDLRDKLATLVDRNEKVKIAYRRLQAQIASGLAEAGEVFESLAIPLTKLVGLKTSEMESEGRLSTFIFNTERHHMDDTFENGVRSDDLNNQIRRSKEENYAAKLESARKEIVRNHKGQLRQLVHMLKHIETQVNSHREDIVQMLDDGRNSFQEFIQKSLYYLNSVHSQNGDTFPATVKLLRVLFNNIKELLGSVDTGVGDLMQALAKNMCNPMSKYVGNLAAEVKLGPCVQLINVVNEMERANADTRRELEDARERIRLAEETKMEALSRLKKVEDQVQRMASSARFLLPASQKKQPEHSVNGKRICSEGSRESEEKLLWNLLSKRRKLQEPESPMGPKELIRQAGTKHKPLVYSRRMTRSQTKLSSPTGCPDALIPLGVSPSVRTVNWRSNDPKRLALITWFRPCEKTMKDMGQKKKNCLKHWGVGCSRITT
- the LOC108856516 gene encoding uncharacterized protein LOC108856516 isoform X3, whose protein sequence is MPTMELPPRVLYPRRFHASPSQYTKAAPPDLRDKLATLVDRNEKVKIAYRRLQAQIASGLAEAGEVFESLAIPLTKLVGLKTSEMESEGRLSTFIFNTERHHMDDTFENGVRSDDLNNQIRRSKEENYAAKLESARKEIVRNHKGQLRQLVHMLKHIETQVNSHREDIVQMLDDGRNSFQEFIQKSLYYLNSVHSQNGDTFPATVKLLRVLFNNIKELLGSVDTGVGDLMQALAKNMCNPMSKYVGNLAAEVKLGPCVQLINVVNEMERANADTRRELEDARERIRLAEETKMEALSRLKKVEDQVQRMASSARFLLPASQKKQPEHSVNGKRICSEGSRESEEKLLWNLLSKRRKLQEPESPMGPKELIRQAGTKHKPLVYSRRMTRSQTKLSSPTGCPDALIPLGVSPSVRTVNWRRRGKIIINGI
- the LOC108856516 gene encoding uncharacterized protein LOC108856516 isoform X4; the protein is MPTMELPPRVLYPRRFHASPSQYTKAAPPDLRDKLATLVDRNEKVKIAYRRLQAQIASGLAEAGEVFESLAIPLTKLVGLKTSEMESEGRLSTFIFNTERHHMDDTFENGVRSDDLNNQIRRSKEENYAAKLESARKEIVRNHKGQLRQLVHMLKHIETQVNSHREDIVQMLDDGRNSFQEFIQKSLYYLNSVHSQNGDTFPATVKLLRVLFNNIKELLGSVDTGVGDLMQALAKNMCNPMSKYVGNLAAEVKLGPCVQLINVVNEMERANADTRRELEDARERIRLAEETKMEALSRLKKVEDQVQRMASSARFLLPASQKKQPEHSVNGKRICSEGSRESEEKLLWNLLSKRRKLQEPESPMGPKELIRQAGTKHKPLVYSRRMTRSQTKLSSPTGCPDALIPLGVSPSVRTVNWRRKGGEK